A single Asterias rubens chromosome 13, eAstRub1.3, whole genome shotgun sequence DNA region contains:
- the LOC117298698 gene encoding beta-1 adrenergic receptor-like, with amino-acid sequence MAEAILILRIIKTIVGLLGMLGNGLVCVVIYRNSFMHTLTNAFIANQAALDCLGSLMLILTSNIVVISPLPDTTWYHFLCHMWLSNLWLWVFFTSSTVNLMSLTFERYIAIVYPFHYHSLYTTKFVKGTLVVIWLSGLALDGAYTAAINTFEDGQCFYNSSVASRTAGIVFILVKFFIPAVSMLFVYTHITVELKRSARRVGGVTVPTVSASGTSAANNNIENQEQSLLRARRNTFKTLFMVFITFLVCWTPNQVIFFMFNFGWSLDFNGAIYIISVSMVAFNSCANPFIYAFKYKQFRRGFLVTIGKTGRADQHHSTTGTTRSTVA; translated from the coding sequence ATGGCAGAGGCTATCCTCATCCTACGCATCATCAAGACCATTGTAGGGTTGCTTGGGATGCTCGGAAACGGTCTGGTGTGCGTTGTCATCTACAGGAACAGCTTCATGCACACACTGACCAACGCGTTCATCGCAAACCAGGCTGCCCTGGACTGTCTGGGCTCCTTGATGCTCATACTCACCAGTAACATCGTGGTGATCAGCCCGCTCCCTGACACCACTTGGTACCACTTCCTCTGCCACATGTGGCTCTCCAATCTCTGGCTCTGGGTTTTCTTCACCTCATCCACCGTGAACCTGATGTCTTTGACTTTTGAAAGGTACATTGCCATCGTCTATCCCTTCCACTACCACAGCCTGTACACGACCAAGTTTGTCAAGGGCACACTGGTCGTGATTTGGTTGTCCGGTCTCGCCCTCGACGGGGCGTATACGGCAGCGATAAACACCTTCGAAGACGGGCAGTGTTTTTACAACTCCTCGGTTGCATCCCGCACGGCCGGTATCGTCTTCATCCTTGTGAAGTTCTTCATACCCGCAGTCTCCATGCTGTTTGTGTACACGCATATCACCGTGGAGCTCAAACGAAGCGCCAGGCGAGTGGGAGGTGTTACCGTACCAACCGTATCTGCGTCCGGGACCTCAGCGGCTAACAACAACATCGAGAACCAGGAACAGTCCCTACTCCGTGCCCGCCGAAACACCTTCAAGACGCTCTTCATGGTCTTCATCACCTTTCTGGTCTGTTGGACTCCGAACCAGGTCATCTTCTTCATGTTCAACTTCGGCTGGAGCCTGGATTTCAACGGAGCCATCTACATCATTTCTGTGTCCATGGTAGCTTTCAACTCGTGCGCGAATCCTTTTATTTATGCCTTCAAGTACAAGCAATTCAGGCGAGGATTCCTTGTGACGATTGGCAAGACTGGACGGGCAGATCAGCATCACTCAACGACTGGTACTACACGCAGTACTGTAGCCTGA